The nucleotide window GCGAGCGGGCTTGTTCAGGATCACGTAGGCCGCATCGGCATACACGTCAGGCTTGCGGGCACGGCTCATCGCCTCGTCGCCGCCAAGCAGGTTCTGCACCGCAGCTGTGGCGACCAGAGTGCGCGGCCACAGGGTGTTTGACGCGATGCCCTCGTCGCGCATCTCCTCGGCGATCCCCAGCGCACACAGCGTCATACCGAACTTGGCCATCATGTAAGCAGTGGGCTTGAGCCACTTCTTTTCCAGCGATATCGGTGGCGACAGCGTCAGGATGTGCGGGTTTTCCCGCCCCTTCATATGCGGGATACATGCCTGCGACACCGCATAGGTGCCGCGTACCTGGATGCCGTTCATGAGGTCGAAACGCTTCATCGGCACGTCGGTGATCGACCCGAGGTTGATGGCCGAGGCGTTGTTAACGCAGATATCGATGCCGCCGAACTGTTCCACGGTCTTCGATATTGCGGCACTGACGGAGTCCGGATCGCGCACATCCCCGACGATTGGCAGCGCCTGTCCGCCCGCTTCCTCGAGCTCTTTGGCCGCGGTGAACACCGTGCCAGGCAGCTTCGGGTGAGGCTCGGCGGTCTTGGCGATCAGCGCGACGTTGGCACCGTCCTGAGCGGCCCGTTTGGCGATCGCGAGGCCGATACCACGACTGGCTCCGGAGATGAACATGGTCTTGCCGTTAAGGGACATGGCGCCACACTAACGCCACCGTCGATCGGCGTGAACTGCGGGATCGGCGGTAATGCGCCCACCGCAAGACCCCACGGTGCGCCGATGACTGGGGACGGGAAATAGCACGTCCCTGCCAGCCGTTAACCGAAGCGGACACTTGTCGGTCGCGGCCTTTAGATTGAGAGGAGGGAGCCCGGTGTCAACTGCGGCGAGTCTATTGGACGACGAGCGGTTGGATGGTCTCCGAGCGGAGTCGGCGTCGGTACCGGCGCTGTCCGGTGATACCTCGACCGAAGGGATCGTGTTAAGCAAGATGGCTGATGACATCGATGGCGTGACCGGGTCGGAGGTTCCCGAGCCCAGGTCGCCCGAGGAGACCGACGCGCAACTGACGGCTCGCTTCGAGCGCGACGCGATACCCCTGCTGGACCAGTTGTATGGTGGCGCGCTGCGCATGACACGCAATCCCGCCGATGCCGAGGACCTGCTGCAAGAGACGATGGTGAAGGCATACGCGGGGTTCCGTTCCTTCCGGGAGGGCACCAACCTGAAGGCCTGGCTGTATCGGATCCTGACCAACACCTACATCAACAGCTATCGCAAAAAGCAACGGCAACCGGCGGAATATCCAACTGAAGAGATCACCGACTGGCAACTGGCGGCCAACGCCGAGCATTCCTCGACCGGGCTGCGTTCCGCCGAGGTCGAGGCCCTGGAGTTGTTGCCGGACGTGGAGATCAAAACGGCTCTGCAGTCATTGCCGGAAGAATTCCGCATGGCCGTCTATTACGCCGACGTCGAGGGTTTTCCATACAAGGAGATCGCCGAAATCATGGACACACCGATCGGGACGGTGATGTCGCGGCTGCACCGCGGCCGACGTCAGCTCCGCGCGCTGCTGGCAGATGTGGCCAAAGACCGGGGCTTTATCCGCGGTGAGCAGGCCCATGAGGAGGTGTCATCATGAGCGATTTTCCCAGCTCAACCGATTCGTACTCGGACAGCGAAGACTCCCACGGCTACCTGGGCTGTGCAGAGGTGATTGCCGAGGTATGGACCCTGCTTGACGGTGAGTGCACCCCGGAGAGTCGCCAAAAGCTGCGCGAGCACCTCGAGGCGTGCCCCGGATGTCTGAAGCATTACGGGCTCGAGGAGCGGATCAAACTGCTGATCGCGACCAAGTGCAAAGGGGAAAAGGCGCCGGAGGGCCTGCGCGAACGTCTACGGCTGGAGATCAGCCGGACCACCATCATCCGTGGTGGCCCGTGATGAGTGGTTAAGCGTTCGGCCGCTTGCCGTGGTTTGCCTTGCTGTGCTTGCGGTCGCGTTTCTTACGGCCACGCTTGGCCATGGGGGAACCTCCGTGTTTGGTCAGGGTGCGGGGCGGTTAGGGGCCGCGCGGTTGCAGCCAGTCTCTCACGTGTCCGGCGGTGTGGCCGCAGTAGGCCGCGCGCCGCAACAAGCCCACGGCCTTATGGTTCGATATACATGAGCCTGACGGAGGTTCGATGGATCAGCAATCAGCGTGCGCAATGGCCGAAGCGAGTGGGGTGAAGATGTCCGAGGATGTTCGAGCCGAGATCGTGGCCAGCGTGCTCGAAGTGGTGGTCAGTGAAGGCGACCAGGTCGGCAAGGGTGACATTGTGGTGCTGCTGGAATCGATGAAGATGGAGATTCCGGTCTTGGCGGAAGTCTCCGGCACGGTGAGCAAGGTGAGCGTGGCGGTGGGGGACGTCATTCAGGCCGGCGATCTCATTGCCGTGATCAGCTAGCGTTGATTCGTTCATACCCGCCATCCGGGAGCGACTCTGGAGTTATCTGATGTCCACTCTCGGTGATCTGCTGGCCGAACACACCGTATTGCCAGGCAATGCGGTCGACCACTTGCATGCGGTGGTGGGGGAGTGGCAGCTCCTTGCCGACTTGTCATTTGCCGACTATTTGATGTGGGTTCGCCGGGACGACGGCGCTCTGGTGTGTGTGGCGCAGTGCCGGCCGAATACCGCGCCGACAGTGTTGCAGGCCGACGCGGTGGCCGGAGTCGTCGCCGCCGCCAGCATGCCGCTGGTTGCCGAAGCCTTCGTGTCAGGCATGGCCAGGCGGGAAAGCGCTGCAGACCAACAGCATTCGGATCAACTTTCTGGTCCTACGATCGAGGCATCCCCGGTTCGGTACGGCGATCAGGTGGTGGCGGTGCTGACACAGCATCAAACCGCGGTCGCGGCCGAGCGCGCGTCCGGGCACCTGGAGACGGCCTACCGCGACTGCGCCGTCGACCTTCTGCAGATGTTGGCTGAGGGTACTTTTCCCGACGTCGCCGACGTGGCGATGTCACGTTCCACCCCGCGGGCGGGTGACGGCTTCATCCGTCTGGATGTCGACGGCGTGGTTGCGTACGCGAGCCCCAATGCGCTGTCGGCTTATCACCGGATGGGCCTGACCACCGACTTGGAGGGGCACAAGCTGGTCGAGGTAACCCGGCCGCTGATCTCGGATCCGTTTGAGGCCGAGGAGATGGCCGAGCATGTACGGGACTTGCTGAACGGCGGGCCGAGCATGCGCATGGAAGTCGATGCCGGTGGCGCCACTGTACTGTTGCGGACTTTGCCGCTGGTGGTGCATGGGTCCAGCGCCGGTGCCGCGATACTGATTCGTGACGTCACCGAGGTCAAGCGCCGGGACCGAGCGCTCATCTCCAAGGATGCGACGATCCGAGAAATCCACCATCGGGTAAAAAACAACCTGCAGACCGTGGCGGCGCTGCTGAGGCTGCAGGCCCGGCGGACCACTAATGCCGAAGGCCGGGAGGCCCTCATCGAGTCGGTGCGCCGAGTGTCGTCGATCGCGTTGGTCCATGATGCCTTGTCCATGTCGGTGGACGAGCAGGTAAATCTTGACGAGGTCATCGACCGGATCTTGCCGATCATGAACGATGTGGCATCGGTGGACAGGCCGATCCGGATCAATCGAGTTGGTCACCTCGGCGTGCTGGACTCCGACCGCGCCACAGCCCTGATCATGGTGATCACCGAGCTGGTGCAGAACGCTATTGAGCACGCGTTCGACCCGCGGGCACAGGAAGGCTCCGTGACGATTCGTGCGGAGCGTTCGGCACGTTGGCTCGACGTGGTGGTGCACGACGATGGACGCGGGCTGCCCGAAGGATTCAGCTTGGAAAAGTCGGACAGCCTGGGCCTGCAGATCGTGCGGACCTTGGTGTCTGCTGAACTCGACGGTTCGTTGGGAATGCGGCAGGCCCCAGAACGGGGTACCGACGTGGTGCTGCGGGTACCGATCGGTCGTCGGGGCCGGCTGCTGCTGTAATCCACCGCGCAACAGTACGGCCCCGACTTTGTCGGGGCCGTACAGCTACGTGCTACGTCTGTCAGACTCCGCTGCGGGCCTTCGTCCGGGCGTTGCGGCGCTTGAGCGCGCGTCGCTCGTCTTCGCTCATGCCTCCCCAGACGCCTGAGTCCTGACCAGTGTTCAAAGCCCAGCCAAGGCATTCCGTGGTTACCGGGCATCGATTGCAGACCAGTTTCGCGTCAGCGATCTGCGCGAGGGCCGGACCGCTGTTTCCTACCGGAAAGAACAGCTCCGGATCTTCGTCACGACAGACCGCCTTGTGGCGCCAATCCATTAGTCACTACTCCTCACTAAGTGCGCAGCACTGCGCACGGGCTATTTTCCTTGGCTGTTAACGCGTGCACAAGAAAGGTTTCCGTACCTCTACATGTCTCTCTGCATGCAACCTTTTGATCGTTTCACAGGCTCAACAGATGTCAATAGTGTTACGTAAGTGCGTGGGCTATCTCACGTCAATGATCTCTTACGAAAGCCCTTACTCAGTTGTACTACACTGCGGGCCCAAATTCCCCCCACATTTGCATCGCGAGCTTGTCACATCTTAGGTTCGCCCAGTTCACAGGTGCTTTTTTGGCGGCGGAGCGACGACTGCCAACGCGTCGGGAACCGCCCGAAACGTCATGGTTTGACGCACTCCTAGGTAGTCGCCGTCGAACTGACAGGCGGCTGGAGCGGCCGTGCTGGTAACACGCAGGCAAGATACGTCGTCGTCGGTGACGAGGTGCTTGAAGTTGAACTTCGGTCGTTTGGCGAACATCTGCCGCACGATCCGTAGGGTGTGGAAGGTCTTCATGGTGGTCAGGGCAAACAACCCGAGTCCCGTCTCGAAGGTGCAGTCCGGATTGGTCCATATGGGCTTGTTGTTTGCGAAGGTCCAGGGACTTGAGTTGGACACGAAGACGAAGCTGACTCCCGGAATCGGTTCGCGGCCCGGAAGTTCCAGCGTAAGTGTGGGTTCGCGGCGCGTGTAGCGCAACAGGGTGGGTGCGGCCGTCCGAATGTATCGTCCGGCGGTAACTTTGCCGCCTTTGTCGCGTTCGGCCTCCACCGCGGCGACCACCTCGGCGTCGATGCCCATGCCAGTGTTAAATACCGCCCAGCGTTCACCGCAATCGATGAGTCCGATTTGGCGCCACTGAGGCCGCCGGCGGTAGTCGTCGAGCAGCTGGATTAGCTGGTTGGTGGCCGCGATGGGGTCGCGCGCGATACCCAGTGACCTGGCCAGCACGTTGGCTGAACCACCAGGTACCACGGCCACGGCAGGTATCCGGCCCGCGGTCGGCGAGCCAGGGCGGCCCAACATGCCGTTGACTACTCCACTGACCGTCCCGTCCCCGCCGTGCACGACAACAAGATCCACCCCGGCGGCGACGGCCGCGTGCCCAAGTTCGGCGCCGTGACCGCGGTGTTTGGTGTGCTCAACGGTGAGTTGGAGGCGACTTTTGAGCGCGTGCGCGACCAGGTCTCGGGCGGCCGGTGTGATGGAAGTGGCGGTGGGGTTGACGATCAACACGGCACGCATGGTTCATGAGCGTAGGCCGTGCGACGATGCGGGCCGGGTTGGGCCGTTGAGGAGGGCGGCAATTGGGGTAGGCCGTGCGACGATGCGGGCCGGGTTGGGACACTGTGGAACGGTGTTGTCACATTGGCCACTTTGGCCTCTGCCAGGGGCGATGTGCGTTGTGCCCGCCTAGGAGCGACAACGACTGAGCCACGGCGGAATCTGTCGGAATGCCGATGGTTGTCGCGCAAAGGCGGGCAAAAAGTGTGCCGCCCGGGGGAGGGACGCATGTGACGGCTGCATCCCGTGTGATTGTCTGGGTGGGGTGGGTCGCTCGATGAGCGTCAACGAACAGGCAGCGCAACGGTTCACCGCGCCATGGCTACGCTGATCTGGTGACCGCTCGCGCCCCGACCACCGTGCGCCGTGCCGGATTGATTGTTGCGGTTCAAGGCGTGGCGGCGCTGGTGATGGCCGCGGTGTTGACGGTGCGGGGGCTTGCGGGTGCCGATCAGCGTGTGGTCAGCGGTCTCGGTACCGCAGTGTGGTTTGTTCTCGTCGGCAGCGGGGTCCTGGCCGGCGGCTGCGCTCTGGTGGCTGGCAAGCGTTGGGGACGCGGACTGGCCGTGGTCACCCAGCTGTTGCTACTGCCCGTGGCGTGGTACCTGACGGTCAGCTCGAACCGCCCGGCGTTCGGCATACCGGTGGGCATCTTGGCGCTGGCGGTGCTGGTAATGCTGTTCAGCCCGCAGTCCGTGCGCTGGGCCGCCGGCGATGATCAGCGCGGCCCGGCCAGCGCGGCCAACTCCGGGCCGGACACCCGATAGGTCGTCCACTCCGTCTGCGGCTGACCGCCGACGCTGTCGTAGACGGCGATGGCATCGCGGTTCCAGTTCAATACCGACCAGGCCAGCCGGGTGTAGCCGTTGGTAAGACATTCATCAGCCAGGGTTGCTAGCAACCCACGGGCCAAACCCCGGCGGCGAAACTGGGGCCGCACATAGAGGTCCTCCAAATAAATCCCGGCGACGCCGTCCCAGGTGGAGAAGCTAAGGAACCACAAAGCCATGGCCGCGATCTGACCATCGCTCTCGACGACGTGTCCTCGTACCGTTGGCGAAGGGCCGAAAAGCGCTGCTGACATTAGCTTTTCAGTCACGGTGCATTGATCGGCAGCTCGCTCGAACTTGGCGAGTTCGTGGATCATGGCGGTAATTTCGGCGATATCTTCAGGTGTTGCGACGCGGATATTGTCGGTCACTGCTCCACTCCCAAGGCATTCAGTATTGTGGCGAATTTTGTTGTGGTTTCGTCGACCTCGTCATCGGGATTGGATTCGGCGACGATTCCGCCGCCAGCGTGGGCGAGCGCGGTGCGACGATCGGCTGATAGGTGGGCACCACGTATAGATACCACCCAATCACCGTCCCCCCGCGCGTCACACCAACCGACGGTGCCCGCGTAGAAGCCGCGGTCGCCTTCGAGCGCAGCGATCAGTTCGGTGGCGGCGGTCGTCGGCACACCGCCGACCGCAGGCGTCGGATGTAGCGCGACCGCCAGATCGAGGGCCGTCGTCGAGGTGTCGCGCAGTCGCGCGGTCACCGGCGTGCACAGGTGCCAAACCGCTGCGGTGCTGGTCAATCTGGGCTCTGCAGCAATTTCGAGGTCGTCGCATAGGGGTTCCAGGGCGGCGCGCAGTGCGTCGATGACCAATTGATGCTCGTGACGGTTCTTGGCCGAGCCGGCCAGCGCCGCTGCGTTGGCGGCGTCGACGTCGGCGTTGGCGGCGCGGGGTGCCGAGCCGGCGAAGGGCTGGCAAGTGACTCGGTCGCCGAGTCGGGCGACGAGCAGTTCTGGGCTGGCGCCCACGAGGGTTGCCCCCACATAGTCGTCGCCGGCGGCGCTCAGGTCCACGAGGTACCCGTATGAGGTGGGATCGGCAGCTACCAGTCTGCGCACGATGACGCGAGCGTCCAGCGGCGCATCGGCGGTCAGCTGCAAGGCGCGAGCCAGCACCACTTTGCTCAGCGAATTGTCAGCTGCGGCAAGTTGTTCCCGCGCCTGGCTGATTCGGGCGCGGTGCTGGGCCGGGGGCGGCACGGCGGCGCTGATGCGCACCCTGGGCAGTGGGTCGGTTCGCCAGTTGGGCAGGCTGTCCATGCGCTGCACCGTCGTCGGCACCATCAAGGCGGCGGGTCTATGAACATCGAAAGGTAACGCCCCCAACAGCATTGGTGCTTTCCCGGCGCGCAAAGCGGCTCGCGCCGCCGGCACATCGCCGTATTGCTTGCACACACCGCTGGCAACCAGATTTCCTCTGGGCCCGAGCAGCGCGAAGGGTGGTTCGCTGGGGCTCAATTGGCCGGATGCCCTTTCATTCCGAGCGCGCTCAGTTGGCGCAACCCGTGCTCGAACCCGCAGATGGCGATCGACGCGGTGGGCATGAAGAAGCGGGTGCCTTCGACCAGCGGCAATTCGACCCAACGGGTGATCACGGCCCGGGAAAAGTGACTATGACCGACGATTACCACATCGCGGGAGGTCATGTGCTCCAACGCAATGTCGACTGCTCGGTCGGCGCGCTCGCTGACTTGCGCGACGGATTCCCCGTCCGGGCAGCCATGCGTCCAGACCAGCCAATCCGGCTCGAATTCGCGAATCTGTGGGGTAGTTAGGCCTTCGTATGCACCGTAGTCCCATTCAGCAACCAGCTCAGAGACCTCGTCCACCTTCAGGCCGGCTAATTCGGCGGTGGCTAGGGTCCGCTTGCGCGGGCTGCTGATCACCAGCGGGCTGTCGAGGTCGAGTTCGTTTAGCGCCCGGCCGGCCAGCTCCGCTTGCGCTCGGCCGTCCTCGGTCAACGCGATATCGGTTCGCCCGGTGTGCTTACCCGATTCCGACCACTCCGTATCGCCGTGTCGGAGCAAAATCAGTTGGTGATTGTGCACGCCCATGTCGACCGATTGTGCCCGACGACATGCCGGGCCAGTTGCCCCAGCCACAATGCCGGGCACATGCCAGGATGGCACTGTGACGGAGATCCGGGTACTGGCGGTGGCCAACCAGAAGGGTGGGGTGGCCAAGACAACAACGGTCGCCTCGCTCGGTGCGGCGATGGTGGACAAGGGACGGCGAGTGCTGCTTGTCGATCTGGATCCGCAGGGTTGTTTGACTTTCTCGCTGGGCCACGATCCGGACAAACTCGCGGTTTCTGTGCACGAGGTGCTGCTCGGGGAAGTCGAGCCCAACGCCGCGCTGGTGTCGACGATGGAGGGCATGACGCTGCTTCCCGCCAACATCGACTTGGCCGGGGCCGAGGCGATGTTGTTGATGCGGGCCGGTCGGGAATATGCGCTGAAACGAGCGTTGGCCAAACTCTCGGACCAGTTCGATGTCGTCATCATCGATTGCCCACCGTCGCTGGGTGTGCTCACACTCAATGGGCTGACCGCCGCCGACGAGGTGATCGTTCCGTTGCAGTGTGAGACTCTCGCGCACCGCGGTGTCGGGCAGTTCTTGCGCACGATCGCCGATGTGCAGCAGATCACCAACCCGCAACTGCGAATGTTGGGCGCCTTGCCCACGCTGTACGACCCTCGTACCACGCACACCCGTGACGTGCTGCTCGACGTCGCCGATCGCTACGACCTGCCGGTGCTGGCGCCGCCGATCCCGCGCACGGTGCGATTCGCCGAAGCCAGCGCTTCGGGCTCCTCGGTGATGGCCGGGCGTAAGAACAAGGGCGCGATCGCTTATCGGGAATTGGCGCAGGCGCTGCTTAAGCACTGGAAATCCGGCAAGGCACTGCCTACCTTCGCGGTAGAGGCTTAACCGGGGTCGGCGAGATTCGGATTCTCGGCGTTGCCGCGCCGTGGCGGCGGGTTAGCCCAACGCCACCACCGCGTCGCCGCGTTGCTCAACCACCGTCGAACCCGAAACGACGGGGATCACGGCTGAACTGCTCGGCTGCCGCTCGACCGCGATGTAGCGTATGTTCGCGCCGTTGACCGGATCGTAGACGCCGACTGCGCCGGTGACCGGTACCAGCAGCTGACCTGCCATCAGCACGCCCGGTCCCAACGGTGCCGTCGTTTCGCCGGCGGCGATGGTGTAGCGCGGGGTCAGTTTGCCCGCATCGAAAACCATCAGTGCATCGCCGGTCCACCACGTCACCAAGTTGCCGGTCTGCGACACGACGGCCGAGGCCGGTGGCGGCTTGGGTAGCAGTGTGGTCGCCACGGTGGTGCCGGTTTCGTCGATCACCTCAATCCGAGGCTGTGGTGACGGCAAATACACCGCGGTGTTGTTGTGCGAGACGATCAGCACGCGAGCACCCGATCCCCGGCGAACACCGGGTTCGGCCACGATTCGTTGTTCGGGTTCGTCCTCTTCCTTACCCGGGCGCAGCAGGACAAGCCGCAGATCCGCCTGGTTCGTGCAGGCCTCGAGAACCGCGACGGCCGAAGAGCTCGCGGCGGCCGACTCCAGCGTGCATCCGGAGTGCAGGCCGCGGTTTGCGGGTTTCACCCGTGCGTCCGTCTCGCCGAAGGACAACATCCGGACCATGTCGGAACGCCATAGCTCCAGCCGCGTAGTGCCGGCCGACAAGACCGTCGTGCCGTCGGAGGAAAGGCGCACCTGCGGATCGGCGTAGCTGCTACGGGCGGGCCCGCGGCGGCCGGTGGACCCGTCGATGGTGCTCACCTGACCGCATCCGCGGTCGTCTCGGTAGACCGCGACCGCGTAGCGGTAGACCCAGGTCAGCCCGCACAGATCGGTGTCGCGGGCATAGCTCCAAAGCACCTCCCCGGTGACAGGATCCCGCCCCTGCACCTGGCGTCCCTCCCCGGTAACGATGGTCCCCGCCGCCACCACCGGTACCCGGGTGGCGGGGCTGGGCGCGGTCCACAGCTGCGAAAGTGCGGCCGGGACGTCTTGGGCCAGGGTCGGGTTGGGCGCCGGAACGGCGGCGGGCCGGCTAACGGTCGCCCGTGCATCACTGGTCCACCAGATGAGCGCCGCAACCACCGCAACGACAACTACGATGGCCGCAGCGGCCAGAAGATCGCCTCTGGTGCGTCGCTCGGGTCTGACCATGCGTCAGCCGAGACTCAGCTGGCCGATGCGCTGGTGTTGTCTTGAACGCCCGCGGGCTGGCGACGCCGACGGCGGCGTCGCGTTGTCCCCGCGTTGCCCGATGGGGAGCTGGACCCCGAACCCGAACCCGCTTCCGTGGCGGCCTCGGTGCTGGCCACCGGGCTGGTGGTGGGGTGCCCGATGATCGGTTTGCCGCCGCGGGTGCGCCGACGCTTGGAGCCCGAGCGCGCGCGCCCGGATTTCTCGCTTTGCTGGCCGGCTTGATCGATGGCACGCTTCTTGGCCTGCGATTTGCGGGGCGAATCAACGGCTCCGCTAGCTTCGGCAGGGATAGATAGCTCGGCGTAGAGGTGCGGCGAACTCGAGTAAGTCTCGGCCGGGTCAGGGGAGCCCAGGCCCAGCGCTTTGTCGATCATCGTCCAACGGGCCAGCTCGTCCCAGTCCACCAGGGTGACCGCGACTCCGGTGCGACCGGCCCTGCCGGTGCGCCCGATGCGGTGGACATACATCTTCTCGTCTTCGGGGCACTGGTAGTTGATGACGTGGGTGACGTCATCGATGTCAATTCCGCGCGCCGCCACATCGGTGGCGACCAGCACGTTGATGTTGCCGTTGCGGAACGACTTGAGCGCCTTTTCGCGCGCCACCTGGCCAAGGTCGCCGTGCACCGCGCCGACCGCAAAGCCGCGCTCGTTCAACTCGTCGGCGACCTTCTGGGCGGTGCGTTTGGTGCGAGTGAAGATCATGGTCGCGCCACGCTCGCGGGCCTGTAACACCCGACTGACCAGCTCAACCTTGTCCAGCGCGTGCGCGCGGTAGACAAACTGCTCGGTGGTGTCGTGTACGGCCAGGGAATGCGGTGCCTCAGCGCGGATGTGCGTGGGCTGGCTCATGAAGGTACGGGCCAAGGTGATGATCGGGTCCGGCATGGTTGCGGAAAAGAGCATCGACTGCCGGTCCGCGGGGATCTGTCGCAGAATGCGCTCGATGTCGGGCAAAAAGCCCAAGTCGAGCATCTCATCCGCCTCGTCGAGCACCAGCACTGACAACCCGCCCAGCTGAAGGTGACCCTGCTGGCATAGGTCCAGTAGCCGGCCGGGGGTGCCGACGACGACGTCGACGCCGGTGCGTAGCGCGTCGATCTGCGGTTCGTAGGCCCTGCCCCCGTAGATCGAGATCACCGACAGCGCACGCTCGCCGCCGTCCTCGGTGCTGGCGGTCAGATACTTGGCCGCCAGCGCCAGGTCCTCGGTGACCTGCAAGCACAGCTCGCGGGTGGGCACGACCACCAGTGCTCGCGGGGTGCCGGTCAGTGCTCGGACCCCGGTTGCGGAGGTAATGCGCTGCAGTAGCGGAACGCCGAAAGCGAAGGTCTTGCCCATGCCGGTGCGGGCCTGGCCGATTAGGTCGTCACCCGCAAGCGCGAGGGGCAGGGTGAGTTCTTGGATAGCAAAGGGGCGTTCAATGCCCTTTTCGCTCAGTGCCCGCGCAATTTCGTCGCGGACTCCGATTGTGGCAAATGTTATTTCGGTTGTGCTTTTGAGTGCGGTCATACGCGGGTGAAGGGCCTTTCGGTGACGGTATCGGTCGGTTTGGTGTCGTGTTTCTCTGTCGCAGTTCACGCGCACACGAGTTCCGACTCCGATACTTCGCCGAGCGGCCGGCCCACCGCTCCATTGGGCGGGGCCAGCTACGTGCACGCACATTTCCCGGCAGCGGCAGCACAGAGATACGGCCACTACCAAATGACCATGATACCCGGTCCTCCAGCGGCCACCCGCTTGGAACCGTCCCCGGCGACTAGAGTGTTGCCATGACTTCGCCCTCATCCGCCGACCAGGTGGCCGATCCGACCAGGCCACAGCTGTCAGCGGATCATCCAGGCGTCAACGAATTGTTCGCGTTGTTGGCCTACGGCGAAGTGGCGGCCTTCTACCGGCTGACCGACGAGGCGCGGATGGCGCCCAATCTGGCGGGGCGCATCTCGATGGCCAGCATTGCGGCCGCCGAGATGGGCCACTACGAGCTGCTGAGAGACGCCCTGGAAAGTCGCGGTGTGGACGTGGTTCCGGCGATGGCGAAATACGTGTCGCCGCTGGAGAACTATCACCGGCTCACCACGCCGAGTACCTGGTTGGAGGCCTTGGTCAAGACCTACGTAGGGGACGCGCTGGCGGCGGACTTGTATCTGGAGATCGCCGGCGGGCTACCCGACGAGGTGGCCGGCGTGGTGCGGGCCGCGTTGGCAGAGACCGGGCACTCCCAATTTGTCGTCGCCGAGGTGCGCGCCGCGGTGACCGCCAGCGGCAAACAGCGCAGCCGACTGGCGTTGTGGTCTCGTCGGCTACTGGGTGAAGCCATCACGCAGGCCCAATTCGTGCTGGCCGACCACGATGAGCTGGTCGACCTGGTGGTTTCGGGTACCGGTGGCCTGGGCCAGCTGAGCTCGTTCTTCGATCGGCTGCAGCAGACGCACGATCAACGGATGCGCGAACTGGGACTTAGCTGATCGCCGATCGGTCTAGCGAGTGCACGTCGCGATGATCGAGTTGTTGGCCGAAGCGACCACCAGCTGCCCCTGGGCGTTGAGAACCCCGCAGTTCAGACGGCTGTAGATGCTGGTCGCAACGACCGACTCGGTCTGCACGCCGGGATTCAAGACCACCATCTTCGTCCACGGCAAGGCCACGTTGAACTCGGTGACCGGGAAGCCCCGGGCGTCGGTGTAGACCACGTTCACTATGTCGAGGAGCTGTTTGGACCCGGTCACGCTGTAGAAAACCGTCCGCGGACTGAGCGCGGCCGACGGGGGTGGGTTGGCTCGCGGCGGCGCGGCGGCGGGGGGCGGTATTGGTGCGGAGCTTGGCGGTGTCACCGTGGTCACGGTTTCCCGCGGGAGTTGGGGCTGCGACGTGGTGGGCCTGGTGCTGGGCGCGCTGCTGGTTGTGGTCCTGGGCGGGGCGGTGGCGTGCGGCGTGGTAGAGATCACCGTGCGCGGTGCGGGTGGT belongs to Mycobacterium basiliense and includes:
- a CDS encoding ferritin-like fold-containing protein, encoding MTSPSSADQVADPTRPQLSADHPGVNELFALLAYGEVAAFYRLTDEARMAPNLAGRISMASIAAAEMGHYELLRDALESRGVDVVPAMAKYVSPLENYHRLTTPSTWLEALVKTYVGDALAADLYLEIAGGLPDEVAGVVRAALAETGHSQFVVAEVRAAVTASGKQRSRLALWSRRLLGEAITQAQFVLADHDELVDLVVSGTGGLGQLSSFFDRLQQTHDQRMRELGLS
- a CDS encoding isochorismate synthase — protein: MSPSEPPFALLGPRGNLVASGVCKQYGDVPAARAALRAGKAPMLLGALPFDVHRPAALMVPTTVQRMDSLPNWRTDPLPRVRISAAVPPPAQHRARISQAREQLAAADNSLSKVVLARALQLTADAPLDARVIVRRLVAADPTSYGYLVDLSAAGDDYVGATLVGASPELLVARLGDRVTCQPFAGSAPRAANADVDAANAAALAGSAKNRHEHQLVIDALRAALEPLCDDLEIAAEPRLTSTAAVWHLCTPVTARLRDTSTTALDLAVALHPTPAVGGVPTTAATELIAALEGDRGFYAGTVGWCDARGDGDWVVSIRGAHLSADRRTALAHAGGGIVAESNPDDEVDETTTKFATILNALGVEQ
- a CDS encoding Rv3212 family protein, with amino-acid sequence MVRPERRTRGDLLAAAAIVVVVAVVAALIWWTSDARATVSRPAAVPAPNPTLAQDVPAALSQLWTAPSPATRVPVVAAGTIVTGEGRQVQGRDPVTGEVLWSYARDTDLCGLTWVYRYAVAVYRDDRGCGQVSTIDGSTGRRGPARSSYADPQVRLSSDGTTVLSAGTTRLELWRSDMVRMLSFGETDARVKPANRGLHSGCTLESAAASSSAVAVLEACTNQADLRLVLLRPGKEEDEPEQRIVAEPGVRRGSGARVLIVSHNNTAVYLPSPQPRIEVIDETGTTVATTLLPKPPPASAVVSQTGNLVTWWTGDALMVFDAGKLTPRYTIAAGETTAPLGPGVLMAGQLLVPVTGAVGVYDPVNGANIRYIAVERQPSSSAVIPVVSGSTVVEQRGDAVVALG
- a CDS encoding DEAD/DEAH box helicase produces the protein MTALKSTTEITFATIGVRDEIARALSEKGIERPFAIQELTLPLALAGDDLIGQARTGMGKTFAFGVPLLQRITSATGVRALTGTPRALVVVPTRELCLQVTEDLALAAKYLTASTEDGGERALSVISIYGGRAYEPQIDALRTGVDVVVGTPGRLLDLCQQGHLQLGGLSVLVLDEADEMLDLGFLPDIERILRQIPADRQSMLFSATMPDPIITLARTFMSQPTHIRAEAPHSLAVHDTTEQFVYRAHALDKVELVSRVLQARERGATMIFTRTKRTAQKVADELNERGFAVGAVHGDLGQVAREKALKSFRNGNINVLVATDVAARGIDIDDVTHVINYQCPEDEKMYVHRIGRTGRAGRTGVAVTLVDWDELARWTMIDKALGLGSPDPAETYSSSPHLYAELSIPAEASGAVDSPRKSQAKKRAIDQAGQQSEKSGRARSGSKRRRTRGGKPIIGHPTTSPVASTEAATEAGSGSGSSSPSGNAGTTRRRRRRRQPAGVQDNTSASAS
- a CDS encoding acid phosphatase, producing MGVHNHQLILLRHGDTEWSESGKHTGRTDIALTEDGRAQAELAGRALNELDLDSPLVISSPRKRTLATAELAGLKVDEVSELVAEWDYGAYEGLTTPQIREFEPDWLVWTHGCPDGESVAQVSERADRAVDIALEHMTSRDVVIVGHSHFSRAVITRWVELPLVEGTRFFMPTASIAICGFEHGLRQLSALGMKGHPAN
- a CDS encoding ParA family protein, which translates into the protein MTEIRVLAVANQKGGVAKTTTVASLGAAMVDKGRRVLLVDLDPQGCLTFSLGHDPDKLAVSVHEVLLGEVEPNAALVSTMEGMTLLPANIDLAGAEAMLLMRAGREYALKRALAKLSDQFDVVIIDCPPSLGVLTLNGLTAADEVIVPLQCETLAHRGVGQFLRTIADVQQITNPQLRMLGALPTLYDPRTTHTRDVLLDVADRYDLPVLAPPIPRTVRFAEASASGSSVMAGRKNKGAIAYRELAQALLKHWKSGKALPTFAVEA